One window from the genome of Panthera leo isolate Ple1 chromosome D3, P.leo_Ple1_pat1.1, whole genome shotgun sequence encodes:
- the PLBD2 gene encoding putative phospholipase B-like 2 — protein MVAPMYGSPGGRLARALTRALALALVLALLVGLFLSGLTGAIPISGRQWGPDGPVPPASRSRSVLLDAETGQLRLVDGRHPDAVAWANLTNAIRETGWAFLELRTNGRYNDSLQAYAAGVVEAAVSEELIYMHWVNTVVNYCGPFEYEVGYCEKLKNFLETNLEWMQEQMQRNKGSAYWHQVRLTLLQLKGLEDSYESSVTFPTGRFTIKPLGFLLLQLAGDLGDLEPALNKTKSKHVMGSGSCSALIKLLPGQSDLLIAHNTWSSYQNMLRIIKKYWFQFREDPQVNSPLAPGNKLVFSSYPGTLFSCDDFYIVGSGLVTLETTIGNRNPALWKYVQPKDSVLEWVRNVVANRLALDGDAWADIFQKFNSGTYNNQWMIVDYKAFVPGGPSPRSRVLTVLEQIPGMVVVADKTSELYQKTYWASYNIPYFESVFNASGMQALVAQYGDWFSYDRSPRAQIFGRNQSLVHDLDSMIRLMRYNDFLHDPLSLCKACSPQANAENAISARSDLNPANGSYPFQALQQRSHGGIDVKVTSMALAKAFQLVAASGPTWDQLPPFQWSSSPFSGLLHMGQPDLWKFSPIEVRWD, from the exons ATGGTGGCCCCGATGTACGGCTCCCCCGGCGGCCGCCTGGCCCGGGCGCTGACGCGGGCCCTGGCGCTGGCCCTGGTGCTGGCCCTGCTGGTCGGGCTGTTCCTGAGCGGCCTGACGGGCGCGATCCCGATCTCGGGGCGCCAGTGGGGGCCCGACGGGCCGGTCCCACCCGCCTCCCGCAGCCGCTCGGTGCTCCTGGACGCCGAGACCGGCCAGCTCCGACTGGTGGATGGCCGCCACCCTGACGCCGTGGCCTGGGCCAACCTCACCAACGCCATCCGCGAGACCGG ATGGGCCTTTCTGGAGCTGCGCACGAACGGCCGCTATAACGACAGCCTGCAGGCCTACGCGGCGGGCGTGGTGGAGGCCGCCGTGTCTGAGGAG CTCATCTATATGCACTGGGTGAACACGGTGGTGAATTACTGTGGCCCCTTCGAGTACGAAGTCGGTTACTGCGAGAAGCTCAAGAACTTCCTGGAGACCAACCTGGAGTGGATGCAGGAGCAGATGCAGCGGAACAAGGGCTCTGCTTATTGGCATCAG gtGCGGCTGACCCTCCTGCAGCTGAAGGGTCTGGAGGACAGCTATGAAAGCAGTGTGACCTTTCCGACTGGGAGGTTCACCATCAAACCCTTGGGGTTCCT CCTGTTGCAGCTTGCTGGGGACCTGGGAGACCTAGAGCCAGCCCTGAACAAGACCAAGAGCAAGCACGTCATGGGCTCTGGTTCGTGCTCCGCCCTCATCAAGCTGTTGCCTGGCCAGAGTGACCTCCTGATCGCCCACAACACCTGGAGCTCCTACCAGAACATGCTGCGCATCATCAAGAAGTATTGGTTCCAGTTCCGGGAAGACCCCCAAG tGAACTCTCCGCTGGCTCCTGGCAACAAGCTGGTCTTCTCATCCTACCCTGGCACCCTCTTCTCCTGTGACGACTTCTACATCGTGGGCAGCGGGCTG GTGACACTGGAGACCACCATCGGCAACAGGAACCCGGCCCTGTGGAAGTACGTGCAGCCCAAGGACTCCGTGCTGGAGTGGGTCCGCAATGTCGTGGCCAACCGCTTGGCCCTGGACGGGGACGCCTGGGCGGACATCTTCCAGAAGTTCAACAGTGGCAC GTACAACAACCAGTGGATGATTGTGGACTACAAGGCGTTTGTCCCCGGCGGGCCCAGCCCTCGGAGCAGGGTGCTCACCGTCCTGGAGCAGATCCC GGGCATGGTGGTGGTGGCCGATAAGACCTCGGAACTCTACCAGAAGACCTACTGGGCCAGCTACAACATCCC GTACTTTGAGAGCGTGTTCAACGCCAGCGGGATGCAGGCCCTCGTGGCCCAGTACGGGGACTGGTTCTCCTACGACAGGAGCCCCCGGGCCCAGATCTTCGGGCGGAACCAGTCGCTGGTGCACGACTTGGACTCCATGATCCGGCTTATGCG GTACAACGACTTCCTGCACGACCCACTGTCACTGTGCAAAGCGTGCAGCCCGCAGGCCAACGCAGAGAACGCCATCTCGGCCCGCTCCGACCTGAACCCGGCCAACGGCTCCTACCCTTTCCAGGCCCTGCAGCAGCGCTCCCACGGGGGCATAGATGTGAAG GTGACCAGCATGGCCCTGGCCAAGGCCTTTCAGCTTGTGGCGGCCAGTGGCCCCACGTGGGACCAGCTGCCCCCGTTCCAGTGGAGCTCCTCGCCCTTCAGCGGCCTGCTGCACATGGGCCAGCCCGACCTCTGGAAGTTCTCGCCCATCGAGGTGCGGTGGGACTGA